From Meiothermus sp., a single genomic window includes:
- a CDS encoding LPS-assembly protein LptD codes for MLIFILWTPGLAQETEQAPATGGKRLKILEAERLELRNENNEELVILVGNPVKMDRDGESIEAPRVVFNRTRKRLLLLGGVRYKDKQGQLIEAEELELFTDDESFEAIQVRIESGEFYLEGPICQRAAGQILLQEGYLTPCQRCEQEVADYAFQAQEVLLYPGDRIIARGVWVLLRGERTLYLPVLLLFLNERRPKLEFGQSESDGVFVTADLPYVAEFGIGFTLLRYFERRGWGFGFDHYGIGAALEHYQFLYLPPPAGLVLPDSDPRKDGIFKYRFSYKLEEPDWRLEGQVVRDDSSQVEPRFLQGAGGQPDYTTFFLEGATRQGEPLYRLTLDGYLDHNPLALPNERTTPKRLPEAEVSFPRGIEGELRLNGRVLLGYYEAPSNPLNRSARRLGPYIGAGRLWVEYRSSYRPATPPWPGLSFSLENTFIGRYYSTQNFDPQGNPTEFERLIRWDTRASLGQTLGAFSVNLSVSRNVVEGETPFQFDFERPQRTSRLEGSFSFNPDPLFSFTARASRDLERRIFDPPAEFALTSRPFPWFNLTTSISRDLEQGRWGLLRSNLGLSPAPFSLNLAYERQLELGLDRLFSLSAAYNPQPFNFSLRTAYRYWDVQEKEVRPPEQIPLIARYDPLELAASYNPPGNTTSLSHSRDLNNGQAIRTELNVVLQEPPDSFRLRLSFTHLYAPLPSLTNPNPGVTPALFDGLAQLTLSLHTLAFAHTIGFAAGSETRFRLGYQYSADLFQADLLWNYREGLLRNPRLFVRAAVREPEVFINEVSAEFHFPESENPLTLEDDTQAFLRFVRFSGELEIFPAPLRLEDPPGLSLQGFVALERLSNNSGRFRVTLREFGPTFSFMGLEKTRLFYRMVWNAPESGGVNPKEFFLPNLEGTLLRPRFDLIIDRCCWAFRASLDTLKQEFKFSFALGGDAAEFLFNQNNIVLPGGIKLPSPGGR; via the coding sequence ATGCTGATTTTTATCCTGTGGACACCCGGCCTGGCACAGGAGACCGAGCAAGCCCCGGCCACGGGGGGTAAACGCCTGAAAATCCTCGAGGCCGAACGTTTAGAACTTAGAAACGAGAATAACGAGGAACTGGTGATTCTGGTGGGCAACCCGGTCAAGATGGATCGGGACGGCGAAAGCATCGAGGCCCCCCGGGTGGTCTTCAACCGCACCCGAAAGCGCCTTTTGCTTTTGGGCGGGGTGCGTTACAAGGACAAGCAGGGCCAGTTGATCGAAGCCGAGGAACTCGAGCTCTTCACCGACGACGAAAGCTTCGAGGCCATCCAGGTGAGGATCGAGTCGGGTGAGTTTTATCTGGAGGGCCCCATCTGCCAGCGGGCCGCCGGGCAGATCCTGCTGCAAGAAGGCTACCTGACCCCCTGTCAGCGCTGCGAGCAGGAGGTGGCCGATTATGCCTTCCAGGCCCAGGAAGTGCTGCTTTATCCGGGTGACCGGATTATCGCCCGGGGGGTGTGGGTGCTCTTGCGCGGCGAGCGTACCCTGTACCTGCCGGTGCTGCTCTTGTTCTTGAACGAACGGCGGCCCAAGCTCGAGTTCGGCCAGAGCGAGAGCGACGGGGTGTTTGTGACCGCCGACCTGCCCTATGTCGCCGAGTTTGGCATCGGCTTCACCCTGCTGCGCTACTTCGAGCGGCGGGGCTGGGGCTTTGGCTTCGACCACTACGGCATCGGGGCGGCGCTGGAACACTACCAGTTTTTGTACCTGCCCCCCCCAGCCGGGCTGGTGCTGCCCGACAGCGACCCACGTAAGGACGGGATTTTCAAGTACCGCTTCAGCTACAAGCTGGAAGAGCCCGACTGGCGCCTGGAGGGACAGGTCGTGCGCGACGATAGCTCACAGGTAGAGCCGCGCTTTTTGCAGGGAGCGGGGGGCCAACCCGACTACACCACCTTTTTCCTCGAGGGGGCCACCCGGCAGGGCGAGCCCCTCTACCGCCTCACCCTGGACGGCTACCTCGACCACAACCCCCTGGCCCTACCCAACGAACGCACCACCCCCAAGCGCCTGCCCGAGGCCGAGGTTAGCTTTCCCAGGGGCATCGAGGGCGAGCTGCGGCTCAACGGGCGGGTTTTGCTGGGCTACTACGAAGCCCCCTCCAACCCCCTCAACCGCAGCGCCCGGCGGCTCGGGCCTTATATTGGGGCGGGGCGGCTCTGGGTGGAGTATCGCAGCAGCTACCGCCCCGCGACGCCCCCCTGGCCGGGCCTTAGTTTTAGCCTCGAGAACACCTTTATCGGGCGCTACTACAGCACCCAGAACTTCGACCCCCAGGGCAACCCCACCGAGTTCGAGCGCCTGATCCGCTGGGATACCCGGGCCAGCCTGGGCCAGACCCTGGGGGCTTTTAGCGTGAACCTGAGCGTGAGCCGCAATGTGGTGGAGGGCGAGACCCCCTTCCAGTTCGACTTCGAGCGCCCCCAGCGCACCAGCCGGCTGGAGGGTTCGTTCAGTTTCAACCCCGACCCCCTTTTTTCCTTTACCGCACGGGCTTCGCGCGACCTCGAGCGCCGCATCTTCGACCCCCCCGCCGAGTTCGCCCTCACCTCGCGCCCCTTCCCCTGGTTCAACCTCACTACCAGCATCAGCCGCGACCTCGAGCAGGGCCGCTGGGGCCTCTTGCGTTCTAACCTGGGCCTCTCCCCCGCCCCCTTCAGCCTGAACCTGGCCTACGAGCGCCAGCTCGAGCTCGGCCTGGATCGCCTTTTCAGCCTGAGCGCGGCCTACAACCCCCAGCCCTTCAACTTCTCGCTGCGCACCGCCTACCGCTACTGGGACGTGCAGGAAAAAGAAGTCCGGCCCCCTGAGCAGATTCCCCTGATTGCCCGCTACGACCCGCTCGAGCTAGCCGCCAGCTACAACCCCCCCGGCAACACCACCTCGCTCAGCCACAGCCGCGACCTGAACAACGGGCAGGCCATCCGCACCGAGCTCAACGTGGTGCTGCAAGAGCCCCCGGACAGCTTCCGTTTGCGCCTGAGCTTCACCCACCTCTACGCCCCGCTGCCCTCCCTCACCAACCCCAACCCCGGGGTTACCCCCGCGCTCTTCGACGGCCTGGCCCAGCTCACCCTGAGCCTGCACACCCTGGCCTTCGCGCATACCATCGGCTTTGCTGCGGGCAGCGAGACTCGTTTCCGGCTGGGCTACCAGTACAGCGCCGACCTCTTTCAGGCTGACCTTTTGTGGAACTACCGCGAGGGCCTGCTGCGCAACCCCCGCCTCTTTGTGCGGGCCGCGGTGCGCGAACCCGAGGTATTCATCAACGAGGTCTCGGCGGAGTTTCACTTCCCCGAAAGCGAAAACCCCCTCACCCTCGAGGACGACACCCAGGCTTTTTTGCGTTTTGTGCGCTTCAGCGGCGAGCTGGAAATTTTCCCCGCCCCCCTGCGCCTAGAAGACCCCCCCGGCCTCTCGTTGCAGGGGTTTGTGGCCCTGGAGCGCCTCTCGAACAACAGCGGGCGCTTCCGCGTGACCCTACGCGAGTTTGGCCCCACCTTTAGCTTTATGGGCCTGGAAAAAACCCGTCTATTCTACCGCATGGTGTGGAACGCCCCCGAAAGCGGTGGGGTTAATCCCAAGGAGTTCTTCTTGCCCAACCTCGAGGGCACCCTCCTGCGCCCGCGCTTTGATCTGATCATTGACCGTTGCTGCTGGGCTTTTCGGGCCAGCCTGGATACCCTCAAGCAAGAGTTCAAGTTTTCCTTTGCCCTGGGGGGCGATGCCGCTGAGTTCCTGTTCAACCAGAACAACATCGTCCTGCCCGGCGGCATCAAACTCCCCAGCCCCGGAGGACGCTAG
- the mce gene encoding methylmalonyl-CoA epimerase: protein MNIHHIGIAVEDLEQAAKPYLALGYTLEAQGTVESQGVEVWMLKSGPGRLELLRATRPDSAIARFIEKRGPGLHHIALATPNLTAELQRLAASGTPLIDAAPRPGFGGHLVAFIHPKWFGGVLVELVEAHE, encoded by the coding sequence ATGAACATCCACCATATCGGCATCGCCGTAGAAGACCTGGAACAAGCGGCCAAACCCTACCTGGCGCTGGGCTACACCCTCGAGGCCCAGGGCACCGTAGAAAGCCAGGGGGTCGAGGTCTGGATGCTGAAAAGCGGGCCCGGCCGGCTCGAGCTCCTGCGAGCCACCCGCCCCGACTCGGCCATCGCCCGCTTCATCGAGAAACGCGGGCCGGGCCTGCACCACATCGCCCTGGCCACCCCCAACCTTACCGCCGAATTACAACGACTGGCCGCCAGCGGCACGCCTCTGATTGACGCCGCCCCGCGCCCCGGTTTTGGGGGGCACCTGGTGGCCTTCATTCACCCCAAATGGTTCGGGGGGGTACTGGTCGAACTGGTGGAGGCCCACGAGTAG
- a CDS encoding DedA family protein, with protein sequence MDVTAYVQAVGYLGIFATVFVETGLLVGFFLPGDSLLIAVGLLAAANKLQLSIALLALFLGSVLGNNLGYFLGRKIGPALLSKAKVKPEDLERTRRFMARFGPLSILIGPYVPVFRAVVPFTCGTVKMPWWRFFVLSLLGSLLWTQGLTLVAYYVGSKIPHLERYVYLILLAGVGFAVALAAWRAYRSGNLRWPSRRAE encoded by the coding sequence ATGGATGTGACGGCGTATGTGCAGGCGGTCGGCTACCTGGGTATTTTTGCCACGGTATTTGTGGAGACCGGTTTGCTGGTGGGGTTTTTTCTGCCGGGGGACTCGCTTTTGATTGCGGTGGGTTTGCTGGCGGCGGCCAACAAACTGCAACTCTCCATAGCCCTCCTGGCGCTCTTTTTGGGCTCGGTGCTGGGCAACAACCTGGGCTATTTTCTGGGTCGCAAGATCGGGCCGGCCCTGCTGAGCAAAGCCAAGGTCAAACCCGAGGACTTGGAACGCACCCGGCGCTTTATGGCCCGGTTTGGCCCGCTTTCGATTCTGATTGGCCCGTACGTGCCGGTGTTCCGGGCGGTGGTGCCGTTCACCTGCGGGACGGTGAAGATGCCCTGGTGGCGCTTTTTTGTGCTCAGTTTGCTGGGCAGCCTGCTCTGGACGCAGGGCCTGACCTTGGTGGCCTACTATGTGGGCTCCAAGATTCCGCACCTCGAGCGCTACGTATACCTGATTTTGCTGGCCGGGGTGGGCTTTGCGGTGGCGCTGGCGGCCTGGCGGGCCTACCGCTCGGGGAACCTGCGCTGGCCCAGCCGGAGGGCCGAGTAG
- a CDS encoding DoxX family membrane protein, with the protein MELLFWIGRILLGGFFILNGFNHFVMSKQMIPYAQSKGVPMPAFAVYVTGLMLLLGGLAILTGLYVQVGLWLLVVFLLFVTPWMHNFWALQDPMQRMGEMVNFMKNTGLLGAVLMLLYLWPQ; encoded by the coding sequence ATGGAACTGCTTTTCTGGATCGGAAGAATCTTGTTGGGAGGCTTCTTCATCCTCAACGGTTTTAACCACTTCGTCATGAGCAAGCAGATGATCCCCTACGCCCAGAGCAAAGGCGTGCCGATGCCGGCTTTTGCTGTCTACGTAACGGGCCTGATGTTGCTGTTGGGCGGGCTGGCCATCCTGACGGGCCTGTACGTGCAGGTGGGGCTATGGCTACTGGTGGTGTTCCTGCTGTTTGTCACCCCCTGGATGCACAACTTCTGGGCTCTCCAAGACCCCATGCAGCGCATGGGCGAGATGGTCAACTTCATGAAAAATACCGGCTTGCTGGGAGCTGTCCTGATGCTGTTGTACCTGTGGCCGCAATAG